Proteins encoded by one window of Gemmatimonas aurantiaca:
- a CDS encoding enoyl-CoA hydratase/isomerase family protein — protein MTLSPSPTNSADGYVRTDLANGIGRIEFFHPKSNSLPGVLLRELAATVTRVSQDPAVRVIVLQSGGTGPFCAGASFDELASLSEPAQGQQFFSGFAGVILAMIRAPQFVITRVHGKAAGGAVGLISASDFSMAVRTASAKLSELAVGIGPFVVGPVIEKKLGLASFSQMAVDADWRDAAWCERRGLYARLYDDVAALDAGVDQLAATLARSNPDAMAQMKQVFWAGTEQWDAMLAERAHMSGTLALSPFTRQAIAAFKGK, from the coding sequence ATGACTCTCTCCCCCTCCCCCACCAACTCCGCGGACGGTTACGTCCGCACCGACCTCGCCAACGGCATCGGGCGCATCGAGTTCTTCCACCCCAAGAGCAACTCCCTTCCGGGTGTGCTGCTGCGTGAACTCGCCGCCACGGTCACCCGGGTGAGCCAGGACCCCGCCGTGCGCGTGATCGTGCTGCAAAGCGGCGGCACCGGCCCCTTCTGCGCGGGTGCATCGTTCGACGAACTCGCCTCGCTGTCGGAACCCGCACAGGGACAGCAGTTCTTCAGCGGCTTCGCGGGCGTGATCCTCGCCATGATCCGCGCGCCGCAGTTCGTCATCACACGCGTGCACGGCAAGGCCGCGGGCGGCGCGGTGGGCCTCATCTCGGCGTCCGACTTCAGCATGGCCGTGCGTACGGCGTCGGCCAAACTGAGTGAACTGGCCGTGGGCATCGGTCCCTTCGTGGTGGGGCCGGTGATCGAGAAGAAGCTCGGACTCGCGTCGTTCAGCCAGATGGCGGTGGACGCCGACTGGCGCGATGCCGCCTGGTGTGAACGTCGCGGGCTCTATGCCCGTCTCTACGACGATGTCGCGGCGCTCGATGCAGGAGTGGATCAGCTCGCGGCCACACTCGCACGCTCCAATCCCGATGCCATGGCGCAGATGAAGCAGGTGTTCTGGGCCGGCACGGAACAATGGGATGCGATGCTCGCCGAACGCGCGCACATGAGTGGCACCCTCGCGCTCTCACCGTTCACCCGGCAGGCCATCGCGGCCTTCAAGGGCAAGTGA
- a CDS encoding alpha/beta hydrolase, with protein sequence MARPSVLVVHGALGSAQQMQPLVDALMASGRFTSARAIELPGHGHTPLDEGKSFGMDTFADTLAGTAVAMREDTGHLPVVFGYSMGGYAAMLLASRKAGVIGPLVTLGTMVRWTPAIAEQAAARLDPAVIAAKVPAFADTLAARHEGAGGWERMMQRTATLLRELGDAPPLTHAAFGTIRSPVHLLVGEKDDSVTLGDCEEVAALMPNARASLLPGVPHPIERVPLASIVDLVTELAH encoded by the coding sequence ATGGCGCGGCCCTCGGTGCTGGTGGTGCACGGGGCCCTGGGCAGTGCGCAGCAGATGCAGCCCCTGGTGGACGCTCTGATGGCCTCGGGTCGGTTCACGTCGGCCCGCGCCATCGAGCTGCCGGGACATGGACACACGCCGCTCGATGAAGGGAAATCGTTCGGCATGGACACATTCGCCGACACCCTCGCCGGTACCGCGGTGGCGATGCGGGAGGACACGGGACATCTGCCCGTGGTCTTCGGTTACTCCATGGGCGGATACGCGGCCATGCTGCTGGCGTCGCGTAAGGCCGGTGTGATCGGCCCACTCGTGACGCTCGGAACGATGGTGCGCTGGACGCCGGCCATCGCCGAGCAGGCGGCGGCGCGGCTCGATCCGGCGGTGATTGCTGCCAAGGTACCGGCTTTCGCCGACACACTGGCAGCGCGTCACGAGGGAGCTGGCGGCTGGGAGCGCATGATGCAGCGCACGGCGACACTCCTGCGCGAGTTGGGCGATGCGCCGCCTCTCACGCACGCGGCATTTGGTACGATTCGGAGCCCTGTCCACCTGCTTGTCGGCGAGAAGGACGACAGCGTGACGCTGGGTGATTGCGAAGAGGTGGCGGCACTGATGCCCAACGCCCGCGCGTCACTGCTGCCTGGGGTTCCGCATCCCATCGAGCGGGTGCCCCTCGCGTCCATCGTGGATCTGGTCACCGAACTGGCGCACTGA
- a CDS encoding putative sugar O-methyltransferase, which translates to MSLISLLPRWTESRWDQPLDRALLDHLEPQAAVAGLTGPGPQWSFQTGHLHTLGDMVHAWVGWGRLPVRSTPEEARTVTGQGDFIAQLIRYLKAIDHLGLVDGDFIDHIYQHNWLVADLYSVMDVLELTAFMGDTSGSKFRIVEIGGGWGRVPEMLLRLFPGKIEYVMLDAVPISLVSAEAYLRGAFPELTFGSFARGDEYQPGSYDVYFIPTWELAHLGTARFDVVMNIESFQEMTQERVDYYLSWFDLVIADHGIAYIANSRDFVFVGDWNFPTSWRTLARHRTPRSWTPDNSTHILRKEVGHFGAGNRIIDVAYASTIPTDPSHVAVQTLRSVRKPGQ; encoded by the coding sequence TCAGCCTCTCGATCGTGCCCTGCTCGATCATCTCGAACCGCAGGCGGCCGTTGCCGGCTTGACGGGCCCGGGACCACAATGGTCGTTCCAGACGGGGCATCTGCATACGTTGGGCGATATGGTGCATGCCTGGGTCGGTTGGGGACGCCTGCCCGTCCGCTCCACGCCGGAAGAAGCGCGCACCGTCACGGGGCAGGGCGACTTCATCGCTCAGCTGATCCGGTATCTGAAGGCCATCGATCATCTCGGCCTCGTCGACGGCGACTTCATCGATCACATCTATCAGCACAACTGGCTGGTCGCCGATCTGTACAGCGTGATGGACGTGCTCGAACTGACGGCCTTCATGGGCGACACGAGCGGATCGAAGTTCCGCATCGTCGAGATCGGCGGCGGGTGGGGCCGCGTGCCAGAGATGTTGCTGCGTCTCTTTCCCGGCAAGATCGAATACGTGATGCTCGATGCGGTGCCGATCTCCCTGGTGTCGGCCGAAGCGTATCTCCGGGGTGCATTTCCCGAACTCACATTCGGCAGCTTCGCGCGGGGCGACGAATACCAGCCCGGCAGTTACGATGTGTACTTCATTCCGACCTGGGAGCTTGCTCACCTCGGGACGGCGCGATTCGATGTCGTCATGAACATCGAGAGCTTCCAGGAGATGACCCAGGAGCGCGTCGACTACTATCTCTCGTGGTTCGATCTGGTGATTGCCGATCATGGCATCGCCTACATCGCGAACTCCCGCGATTTCGTATTCGTCGGCGACTGGAACTTCCCCACCTCCTGGCGCACGCTGGCGCGGCATCGTACCCCGCGGTCATGGACCCCGGACAACTCCACGCATATCCTGCGCAAGGAAGTGGGCCACTTCGGTGCCGGCAACCGCATCATCGATGTGGCGTATGCGAGCACGATTCCCACCGATCCTTCGCACGTGGCGGTTCAGACACTGCGGAGCGTGCGCAAACCGGGACAGTAG